From a single Pleurodeles waltl isolate 20211129_DDA chromosome 10, aPleWal1.hap1.20221129, whole genome shotgun sequence genomic region:
- the LOC138262230 gene encoding vitelline membrane outer layer protein 1 homolog — protein MVWLLGLLCSLAFCLQSAHGTEIRANGIFSGRQYNSIIGVTNGGPWGSWTWIDMCPEGSYAKGYSVKVEKHIGAGDDTSLNGIRLYCTSQKGVTYTIESSVGEFGDWSPVTWCPAGYLKSFQLKVEEDQGALDDTAANNIKFRCTAGAIIEGPGGDFGQYGGWSDDCAIGGICGMETKMEPYGGAFVDDTSINDVRFYCC, from the exons ATGGTCTGGCTCCTGGGCCTCCTGTGCTCCCTGGCCTTCTGCCTCCAGTCTGCCCATGGCACCGAAATCAGGGCCAATGGCATCTTCTCGGGCAGACAGTACAACAGCATCATCGGTGTGACCAACGGCGGCCCCTGGGGGTCCTGGACCTGGATAGATATGTGCCCGGAGGGGTCCTATGCCAAGGGGTACAGTGTAAAG GTGGAGAAGCACATCGGCGCAGGTGACGACACCAGCCTTAATGGGATCCGACTCTACTGCACAAGTCAGAAGGGTGTGACCTACACCATTGAGTCTTCTGTTGGAGA GTTTGGCGACTGGTCGCCGGTGACTTGGTGTCCAGCTGGATACTTGAAATCCTTCCAGTTAAAGGTGGAGGAGGACCAGGGCGCCCTGGacgacaccgccgccaacaacatCAAGTTCCGTTGTACCGCAGGCGCCATTATTGAGGGGCCGGGTGGAGACTTTGGCCAGTATGGTGGCTGGAGTGACGACTGTGCAATTGGTGGCATCTGTGGCATGGAAACCAAGATGGAGCCTTATGGTGGGGCCTTCGTCGACGACACATCCATCAATGATGTGCGCTTCTACTGCTGCTAA